In a single window of the Rattus norvegicus strain BN/NHsdMcwi chromosome 6, GRCr8, whole genome shotgun sequence genome:
- the Ndufa10l1 gene encoding NADH dehydrogenase (ubiquinone) 1 alpha subcomplex 10-like: MALRLLRLVPASASARGLAAGAQRVGRIHTSVHCKLRYGLLASILGDKTTKKLHEYSRVITVDGNICSGKNKLARDIAEQLGMKHYPEAGIQYSSSTTGDGRPLDIEFSGSCSLEKFYDDPKSNDGNSYRLQSWLYASRLLQYSDALEHLLSTGQGVVLERSIYSDFVFLEAMYNRGFIRKQCVDHYNEIKRLTLPEYLPSHAVIYIDVPVSEIQSRIQKKGDPHEMKVTSAYLQDIEDAYKKTFLPQMSEICEVLMYSSWEAEDSTKVVEDIEYLNYNKGPWLKQDDRTFHNLRMLVQDKREVLNYTTVPVYLPEITIGAHQGSRIYDSFRELPGRKYAPGYNADVGDKWIWLK, from the coding sequence ATGGCCTTGAGGTTGCTGAGACTTGTCCCGGCGTCGGCGTCCGCGCGCGGCCTCGCGGCCGGAGCCCAGCGCGTGGGACGAATTCATACCAGTGTGCACTGCAAGCTGAGGTACGGGCTTTTGGCTTCCATTCTCGGTGATAAGACAACCAAAAAGCTGCATGAGTACAGCCGAGTGATAACAGTAGATGGCAACATATGCTCTGGGAAAAACAAGCTCGCAAGGGACATCGCAGAGCAGCTAGGCATGAAGCACTATCCGGAAGCAGGGATACAGTACTCAAGCAGCACCACGGGTGACGGAAGGCCCCTCGACATAGAGTTTAGTGGCAGCTGTAGTTTAGAGAAATTTTATGACGATCCCAAAAGCAACGACGGCAACAGCTACCGCCTACAGTCCTGGCTTTATGCCAGCCGCCTCCTGCAGTACTCAGACGCCCTGGAGCACCTCTTGAGCACAGGACAAGGTGTGGTCTTGGAGCGTTCCATCTACAGTGACTTTGTCTTCCTGGAGGCAATGTACAACCGGGGCTTCATCCGAAAGCAGTGTGTGGACCACTATAATGAAATTAAGCGGCTTACTCTTCCAGAGTACCTGCCATCACATGCAGTCATCTATATCGATGTGCCTGTGTCAGAAATACAGAGCAGGATCCAGAAGAAAGGAGATCCACATGAAATGAAGGTCACCTCTGCCTATCTCCAGGACATCGAGGATGCCTACAAGAAAACCTTCCTCCCACAAATGAGTGAGATATGCGAGGTGTTGATGTACAGTTCCTGGGAAGCTGAAGACTCAACCAAGGTGGTAGAGGACATTGAGTACCTTAACTACAACAAAGGACCTTGGCTTAAACAGGATGATCGGACCTTTCACAACCTGCGAATGCTGGTCCAGGATAAGAGAGAAGTGCTGAATTACACGACTGTCCCGGTTTACCTCCCAGAAATCACTATTGGAGCTCATCAGGGTAGCCGGATCTACGACAGCTTCAGAGAGCTGCCAGGCCGCAAGTACGCCCCTGGGTACAATGCCGATGTGGGTGACAAGTGGATCTGGCTGAAGTGA